In one Nicotiana sylvestris chromosome 8, ASM39365v2, whole genome shotgun sequence genomic region, the following are encoded:
- the LOC104241017 gene encoding uncharacterized protein, with translation MKKSGILIASVTAASATAISSSTSSSSSKVRISRHQDDSLKKKKNGNSSKSVSAPASSDKFAPKFDGLRFIETLVTAHR, from the exons ATGAAGAAATCAGGaattttgattgcttctgtaACTGCAGCTTCTGCTACTGCTatttcttcttcaacttcttcttcttcttctaaagtTCGAATTTCTCGTCATCAG GATGAtagtttgaagaagaagaagaatggaaaTTCTTCAAAGTCAGTGTCAGCACCTGCATCTTCAGATAAATTTGCTCCAAAATTTGATGGATTAAGATTTATTGAGACACTGGTCACTGCTCACAGATAA